In Physeter macrocephalus isolate SW-GA chromosome 9, ASM283717v5, whole genome shotgun sequence, the DNA window ctctcccgctgcagagcacaggctccggacgcgcaggctcagcggccatggctcacggacccagccgctccgcggcatgtgggatccccctggaccggggcacgaacccgtgtcccctgcaccggcaggcagactcccaaccactgtgccaccagggaagccccaaagacacattttacctcttctttggacttctttgatttctcatcatcttttttggtcttttttaagGCATCAGTACCGACCACTGAAAGGATATTTCTTAACCTGTAACAAAAAAGATCAGAATTTAAACAGAGTTAAGACTGTGAAAAGTATATCTAAGAAGGCAGCAAGCCTGCCCTACTCTCTCACCATTCAAATCCTAAGCAACCTTCTTTAAGGGTCAAGTTGTGATGCCTAAACTTCCAGTGTGATTTCTCTCACTCAACAGTCTTTATTTGAAGATTCCCTAAATTGAACTAAAAGCAATTACCCTGTTAAACTTAGAGTCAACTAGCCCCAACACTGCTACCACTCGGGCTGTGAATACAGACAACCTTCACTCAATGCCACAATGTGCTGGATACTGCTCAGGTGCTAAGTATAAAAAATGACTAAGAAACAGTCCTTGATTTCAAGTAGCACAGTTGGGGAGTGAGGGAGTGGGGGGTGGACAGGACATACAGAAAGTACCGGGGAACTAGAGTGCGTTCCATTAAATATTATGACAGTGGTGCATGGTGCTAAAGGAATCATAAAAGGAGTCAACAACCTAGGCTTGGAgggaatcagggaaggcttcatggagaagATGTTACCTGAACTGAGTCATCAAGTAATCAAGTCAATGGGTCAAGAATCGGAAAGGACAGTTGAAGCAGAGGGTTCAACAAATGTAAAGGTCTGGAGGCAAGAAAAGCATGTTGAACTTGGAATCACAACAATTCAATATGGCTGGAGCACAGAGTACTGGGAAAGGGTTGGCGAGAGATAAGGCTGCAAATCTAAGCAGGGGCCAGGTCACAAAGAGCTCCTTATGCCATGGCAAGGAGGGTTTATATTTGAGAAAGACCCCTGGAAAAGTATGGAGAATGGACtgaagagagaagaacaaaggcaTACTATTGTATCCCCTGAGTCTTACGGACTGAATCAAGGCAGTGGCAGTGGGGACTCAAGACATTCATTTAAGGGACACAATAAGACATACTTTGCTGGTGGagaagacaaacaataaacagtAGAAGTAAACCCTCTGAAAGGCTATTAAGAAAGTATGTTACTTTCTTAATAATCGCAGGACTTACTTTACAAGGGGTCAGGTGTTAGGAAAGGCTTTTTTGAGGACGTGGCATTTATGCtgaaaccaaaagaataaaaaagccctaaaaggcaagagaggaggacaaaaagagaaaaattcagtgGAAAGACAGCAAAAGAGCTTGAGTATCCCAGGAGGACCATTATGGCTGCTAAGTCTAGTAAACTGGGGAAGAGTGGCACAAGGCAAGGATGAAGAGCATGATTAGGAGCTTTTTACTCTAAGTTTAATAAGAAGACTCTgtagggggctttcctggtggcgcagtggttgggagtccgcctgctaatatggaggacatgggttcgagcctgggaggatcccacgtgctgcggagcaactgggcctgtgcgccacaactactgagcccgcgtgccacagctgctgaggacCGCgagtctggagcccgtgctctgtggCGGGAGGCCACCGCGATGAGGGGCCcgtgcgccgcgatgaagagtcgtccccgctcgccgcaactagagaaaggccgcacacagcaatgatagacccaacacagccaaaaataaaataaataaaaataaatttaaaaattaaaaaaaaagagaagactgtaGGATTTTAAGCAAACAATTAACACAACACATTTGGGGCTATTACAACAGTCTAAATATGAAAGCAATGGAGGTAGAGAAAAGAGGACACACTGGAGGTACATTTCAGAAGTAGAAGAGACAAGATTTTGCTGATGGGTTACACAGAAGGTGAGCAGGTTTTCAACTGAAAACTGTGTGAATGGTACAGTTATTtgcaaggagaaatggaaaacagatgagTTCAATTTAGACATGTCATATTTGAGTACCTATAGAATATCTAGGTTACAGAGACCTGGGAGTCatcagaatatatatacacagagtAAACCATGCCATGGGAATGGATTTGATCACTCAGGGTTAGTGTAGGATAAGGGCAAAAAACAGCAgtttataaacaggaaaaaaagaggctTAGAAGAATTAGCtagagaagcaggaggaaaaccaggatgaTTTGGTCTTCTGAGAGCCAAGGAAACAGTGTTTGAAGGAGGGAATAGGTGGCAGTGTACTAGGGCTATTCTTGATAAAGATGAGTTGATGGCCTTAATTAAGATCAATTTCAACGTGGTAGTGGTCGATCAGTTGGCAGTAGGTTGAAGAGTAAATGAGCGGAAAGGGCCTTAAGAGAGTAAATGTAATGAGTGAGGAACAGCTGAGCCCCAAGTCCTAAAGAGGCAGGTAGGCAGGCCAGGTCTGTCTAATTGCATAGGACTAGCCTGTCACTAAGAGATTTTGTAACTTCAAAATCACAAGAGGAGCATTATATGAGGACAGTGCCTTTTTGCAATAACATCCAAAAAACACTTAGCATTATATCTTATGTTAATGACAAAGAAtgtgtttgttgtttaaattttCAGAGTTCAGTGACAAATATTTACCCAACTCACAACTACATaatgaggagaggaagggagggaatgtgTTAACATCTTCTTCATaggttataaagaaaaattagtagTGGAGTAAAAACTGGCCTAAGACTTAAATTATGGGCTAAAACATATTAATGCAACTTAATAAGATATTCTGTCAACATTATCTGAGACATTCTATTAAAGTTTTAGCTACAAATTCCAACTGAAATTTGGAACTGGAACCCTGTgattaagaaagaagagagtagatACTTAGAAAGGgcacctttctcttctttcagcaGGACCCTCTCCAAAAAGTGTGATGGGTTCCCCCAAGGCCCTAAGGCAAGCCTTGACCTCTGAGTCATCTGTGGAAACATTGATTTGCCGGGCTCGCTTCCTCCTCTCAAACTCAGCTAACACTTCGGCCTGTCGCTCACTGATGTGCTCTTCAATTTCAAACACTTCTCCTGTAAAAAGAACCGGCAACATTAGCATAATCACCAGATCTTCCTCAAGTagggagaaagaaataatttcctttttcttttcttttgaatttaatttatttttggctgtgttgggtcttcgttgctgcgcacgggcttctcatctcagtggcttctcttgttgcggagcacgggctctaggagtgtgggcttcagtagttgcatcaggcaggctcagtagctgcagcacgcagactctagagaacaggctgagcagttgtggtgcatgggcttagttgctccgaggcatgtgggatcttcccggaccagggatcaaacccgtgtcccctgcattggcaggtggattcttaaccactgcaccaccagggaagcccagaaataattTCTTACAATTGGAGTCTGTATGCCTCTAGGGAAAGTTAACTGTTTAATCTACTACAAACTTTACAGTTTCTCAGTTTATTAAAgtatgccagggcttccctggtggctcagtggttaagaatccacctgccaggtgGATTAAAGTATgccaggacctccctggtggcacagtggttaagaatctgcctgccaatgcaggggatgtgggttctgtccctggtccgggaagatcccacatgcctcggagcaactaagctcatgagccacaactactgagcctacactctagagtctgcgagccacaactactgaacctgtgtacctagagccgttgctctgcaacaagagaagccaccgcaatgagaagcccgcacaccacaacgaagagtagctcccactccccgcaactagagaaagtccgcgcacagcaacgaagacccaagcagccaaaaaataaataaataattcattaaaaataaagtatgccAAACACAGAAAACTAAACGAGGTTTTAAAAGGCAGCAAAATAGCTGAAGCCATCTTGTTTCATTTGGCAAACTtacataaacacataaaacacAATAAGAGTATGGAGCATCTTTAACAAATAAGTTATTTAGGCTTTCTGTCCATgataaaatagaaacattattttaacaaATGCCAAAGCTACTCTCTGAAATAGTCTCAGTACAGGGACACTAACTGGAAATAATTACCATGAAAATGATATTCTTTGACTGTAAGGTTTTGGATAATCTATCAGCTAGTTTTAAAACTCACACCAAATACAAGCATTtcgatgaaaaaggaaaagtacgGTAGTGATGCAgttatgtttaaaataacataaaaggtttaaaaagtcACTAAAGTGCATgtgtatagaaaagaaaatgtatgggaGGATCCATGAGAAACTTGACAGAAGTCCTATCTGCACAGAACTCTTTTTATACCCTTCTGTACTCTCTGAATTTCTCATGACAaacatgaataattttatttcaaaaacatagTGGACCACTAGTTACTGACATGAAAAAATATCCTCAACAGTATACAGAATGACAAATGCAGGTTACAAAACAATTTGCTTATCATGGtttcatttatggaaaaaaacttgtattttgattcctttcaaaataaaaatgactactacttttataatttaaaagagatatttcattttgggtgaaaaataattggaaaactAAAAAAGGGAGAATATTATGAACCATAGTAGCTCCAAACCAACGCCACAACTATGCTAGATCTCCAGAAGACAAATGGAATCAATTTGAATCCAAATACacaatgaataaattcctagtaAAATTACTAACAATTCATAGAAGAAAAACTGCATAAAACGTTTTAAGAAAAAGGTTCTCCAGATGATACTAAGTGGAGTGGGCAGAGAGTATGGCCTTAAGATAGTTGCaagtttaatatttgaaattttttgacACTAAACTAGTGATATCTAAGTTTAGGAAGGTAATCATTACAGATAACTTGAGCACCAAAGGTAAAGACAGACTCACAGTTTGCATCTTACCAGAGGTGATGTTAATGTTCCCTGCTTCAATTCCTGCTTTAAGTCCTTCTTTTCCCAAAATCCCAGATTCTCCTTTGGCCAGGcgctccctctccttctcttccaaaCTTCCATAATAGATGTGTGGTTTCTTCACAACAGGAGCGACTAAGTCATCAGATGCCTTAGTTTTGGTTGCCTGCGAAATCAAAGACCTGGATTAACCTAAAGCTTAATCAGCAATTTACTAGACCTCCCAGAAGGATGAAGTTTATCCAGAGCTTCAATCCTATTTCTTCTCCAAAGAAAAGACAAACTGGACACCAGTTAAGATGTGTCTTCCCTGATTTGGACGTGGTCGGGGGGTGATTCCAGTCTCTCAGGCACTTAAGTTTTGCAGATACGAAGAGATAGATAAAACTAGTGAATTTCTCTTGGTGATTTTTCTATCAAAGGCGTGCTTTGGAACATGTTTACTTCATTCAGTTGCAAGTGCAATCTCTTCCTGGGTTTTATGAAACTTCCAGGGTTACTGCTCATCACAGGCGATATCAAGGATAACTGAAATAACCAACGTGATGGTGAGGGGGACAAGTTAGAAAGTTACTGTCTATACATTTCAAACGTTTTCAGACGTGGGGCAGTAGATAGGAAGTTAGGAGGCCTCATTACAATGCAGAGGTCTGACATTGTCATAAATCTTGGCCAAGACACTACTCTCTTTCAGAACTCCGTTTCTGAACCAGACGGAAAAGGTATTTACATTTCGGGGTTGTAGCGAGAGCTGAAAATGAGCTAAAATAGGAAAGCACTCAGGGATCAGGAAAACGCTGCTCCGCTCTCTAAGACCAGACCGAGTCTGGCAGCCTTCCCCACCGCCGTAGCCCGTTCCCTAACGGCCCTGTTCTGCAGGGACCCCCACCCCTCCGCGCTCCCTGCCAGAGTGAGCTGAGACCTGTACCGCGGAGGAGGCTCGTGAGGAGGCCATGCTGGACTCCGGAGCCGCGAAGCCCCACCGAAAGCCGTGCTCTACGTTTCAGATCATCCACAGCGCGCCCAGCAAGGCGGAATTACGACACCTACCGGAAGTGGGCCGCGGGCGGACGCACCGTCCTGGGCGGCGTGGAGCATGATGGGAATCGTAGTAGGAAAGAGTCTGGGCGCGTCGAGTGGTGTGTTCCGTGGAGCCTCCGGGAAAAGCACGCGGAGGACGGGGTTCTGCGAGGAGAGAGACTCAGAGCAGTCTGGGAAGTGTAGTCCAGTTGGCTTAGCCGGAGATTCAGGGTGAGCGCCGAGGTTCCGGGAAGGGGCCGAACAGTTCTGAAAAGAGGTAGGTGCGGCGAGTCGCGCGGCTACGGACTGAACTCGGGGAGTGAATAGACGGCTTCCGGGGCCTGCTGTCGCTCCGGGCCCTGCGAGGGGCTCTAAGTCCTACGGGAGTGAAGGACCGTGTTGCCATGGAAACCCTCGCTCTGGACCAGCGAGTGCGGCCCTGGAGCCGCGGAAGGAGTGCTATTCTCTTCCGCTGTCAGGAAGTTCTCTCGGCGGTTTCTTCTGAGCTGGGGGGGTTTTCGGTGGATTTGGGAAGTGGCGAGAGAATAAGTTCGAAGAGCCCTCTAGcgccaaaggaaaataaagacctGGCGGAGGAGCCAAGGCCTGCTTTTTCTGTCTTCAGCCCGGTCTATCTTACTCCGAGTGAGATGATGAACGTGAGGCGTCAGGTAAACTGCACGCCAGCAACTCTGCACAGCCCTGTGTGCGCTGGGTGCTGGGGCATCAGAGATGGACAAGACAAGGTTTTGTCCCCGTGTCGGGGGTGGAGATGGTCAAAATATTGGTATTTCCCGAGCTGGACAGAGCCCCCTACCCTTCCCGAGGACAATTACAATAATAATGCCTGTTTATTTAGCGTTTACTAAATGCCAGGTTATGTTTCAGGAATTTACGTTGCAATACGACATTCAGTCCATACAACAACAGAGTACAGGTACAGACGAGGAAACCAAGATCTAATGAAAGGTGAAGCTGATGGTCCAAGATCAGTGGCGATGGGATTAGAATCTGTGCCCTCTGCCCTTTCGCCTCCAGAACAAGCACTTTTACCCGTTACTCTATACTGCCCCCTAGTGGCGATCTTTTCATAGTTTGcagaaaagttaaaatgtatcagttgttttttcttttcccttttgaaaaataattagttaattatttattttttggctgcgttgggtctttgtttctgggctggctttctctagttgcggcgagcaggggttactcttcgttgtggtgcgtgggcttctcattgcggtggcttctcttgttgcggagctcaggctctaggcgtgtgggcttcagtagttgtgacacatgggctcagtagttgtggcgcacaggtttagttgctccgcagcatgtgggatcttcccggaccagggatcgaacccgtgtcccctgcattggcaggcagattcttaaccactgtgccacgagggaagtcgctgttttttcttttaagcattcTCCGCCCTTGGAACTTTGGCTCCCTCTACCTTCTGTCTACTTTGGAATCAAGATAGtatctgtatcaatttaccttcccaccaacagtgcagcactatttacaatagccaggacatggaaacaacctaaatgtccatcaacagatgaatggataaagaagatgttgtacatatatacaatggaatattactcggccgtaaaaagaaatgaaattgggtcatttgtagagatgtggatggacctagagtctgtcatacagagtaaagtaagtcagaaagagaaaaacaaatatcgtatattaacgcatatatgtggaatctagaaaaattatacagatgaacctatttgcagggcaagaATAGAAAGGCaaatgtagagaacggacatgtggacatgggggggaaggggagggtgggttgcattgggagattaggtttgacataaatacactaccatgtgtaaaatggatagctagtgggaacctgctgtatagcacagggagctcagttccatgctctgtgatggcctagttgggcggattggggggagggaggtctaagagggaggggatgtgtgtatgcgtatggctgattcacttcgctgtgcggcagaaactaacacaacattgtaaagcaattatactccaagaaaaaaataataattaaaaaaagatagtaTCTGATTTAGTAGAAAGCAATTTGAAATGTAATGTGCCATTGTTTCGTGTTGATAACATCACTTGTATCTGTCCCAAGCTTCATGGTAGAAGGAGGAgacatttcttcctttgtatACTTCACAGTCCCTAGCTATATCCTAGATAcatgtaataataatttatatctgtacatattttattttatttttttttgcggtacgcgggcctctcactgttgtggcctctcccgttgcggagcacaggctccggacgcgcaggctcagcagccatggctcacgggcccagccgctccgcggcatgtgggatcttcccgcaccggggcacgaacccgt includes these proteins:
- the CDC26 gene encoding anaphase-promoting complex subunit CDC26 isoform X1; protein product: METLALDQRVRPWSRGRSAILFRCQEVLSAVSSELGGFSVDLGSGERISSKSPLAPKENKDLAEEPRPAFSVFSPVYLTPSEMMNVRRQTVTMPLNSVAGA